From a region of the Pristis pectinata isolate sPriPec2 chromosome 2, sPriPec2.1.pri, whole genome shotgun sequence genome:
- the LOC127583750 gene encoding BTB/POZ domain-containing protein KCTD8-like isoform X3, whose protein sequence is MAVRDSILPISEMPGTSFPEVVELNVGGQVYVTKHHTLVSVSDSLLANLFSSSNVKVLPRDNRGRYFLDRDGFLFRYILDYLRDRQLVLPEHFPEKERLLREAEHFQLGELIRVLAPKVTVKQGSVADEAAHSDAEENSQGSELVAKGVPYSGGADKKVGFITLGYRGSYTLVRDSQADARFRRVARIMVCGRIALAKEVFGDTLNESRDPDRPPEKYTSRFYLKFTYLEQAFDRLSEAGFHMVACNSTGTATFINQYRDDKMWSSYTEYIFFQPIPLIRASSL, encoded by the coding sequence ATGGCTGTCCGCGACAGCATCCTGCCCATCAGCGAGATGCCGGGCACCTCCTTCCCCGAGGTGGTGGAACTGAACGTGGGAGGACAGGTGTATGTGACCAAGCATCACACCCTGGTCAGCGTGTCCGACTCcctcctggccaacctcttctcCAGCAGCAACGTCAAGGTGCTTCCCAGGGACAACAGGGGCCGGTATTTCCTGGACCGGGACGGTTTCCTCTTCAGGTACATCCTGGATTATCTGAGGGACAGGCAGCTGGTGCTGCCCGAGCACTTCCCAGAGAAGGAGAGGTTGCTGAGGGAAGCTGAGCACTTCCAGTTGGGCGAGCTGATCAGAGTGCTGGCCCCCAAGGTCACGGTCAAGCAGGGCTCGGTGGCGGACGAGGCGGCACACAGCGACGCGGAGGAGAACTCGCAGGGCAGCGAGCTGGTGGCCAAGGGTGTCCCGTACTCCGGCGGGGCGGACAAGAAGGTTGGCTTCATCACCCTGGGCTACCGAGGCTCCTACACCCTGGTCCGGGACAGTCAGGCGGACGCCAGGTTCCGCAGGGTGGCCAGGATCATGGTGTGTGGACGCATCGCCCTGGCCAAGGAGGTCTTCGGGGACACCCTGAACGAGAGCCGGGACCCCGACCGCCCCCCTGAGAAGTACACGTCCAGGTTTTACCTGAAGTTCACTTACCTGGAGCAAGCGTTCGACCGACTGTCCGAAGCAGGCTTCCACATGGTGGCTTGTAACTCCACGGGCACTGCCACCTTCATCAACCAGTACAGGGACGACAAGATGTGGAGCAGCTACACCGAGTACATCTTCTTCC
- the LOC127583750 gene encoding BTB/POZ domain-containing protein KCTD8-like isoform X4 translates to MAVRDSILPISEMPGTSFPEVVELNVGGQVYVTKHHTLVSVSDSLLANLFSSSNVKVLPRDNRGRYFLDRDGFLFRYILDYLRDRQLVLPEHFPEKERLLREAEHFQLGELIRVLAPKVTVKQGSVADEAAHSDAEENSQGSELVAKGVPYSGGADKKVGFITLGYRGSYTLVRDSQADARFRRVARIMVCGRIALAKEVFGDTLNESRDPDRPPEKYTSRFYLKFTYLEQAFDRLSEAGFHMVACNSTGTATFINQYRDDKMWSSYTEYIFFPLFYI, encoded by the coding sequence ATGGCTGTCCGCGACAGCATCCTGCCCATCAGCGAGATGCCGGGCACCTCCTTCCCCGAGGTGGTGGAACTGAACGTGGGAGGACAGGTGTATGTGACCAAGCATCACACCCTGGTCAGCGTGTCCGACTCcctcctggccaacctcttctcCAGCAGCAACGTCAAGGTGCTTCCCAGGGACAACAGGGGCCGGTATTTCCTGGACCGGGACGGTTTCCTCTTCAGGTACATCCTGGATTATCTGAGGGACAGGCAGCTGGTGCTGCCCGAGCACTTCCCAGAGAAGGAGAGGTTGCTGAGGGAAGCTGAGCACTTCCAGTTGGGCGAGCTGATCAGAGTGCTGGCCCCCAAGGTCACGGTCAAGCAGGGCTCGGTGGCGGACGAGGCGGCACACAGCGACGCGGAGGAGAACTCGCAGGGCAGCGAGCTGGTGGCCAAGGGTGTCCCGTACTCCGGCGGGGCGGACAAGAAGGTTGGCTTCATCACCCTGGGCTACCGAGGCTCCTACACCCTGGTCCGGGACAGTCAGGCGGACGCCAGGTTCCGCAGGGTGGCCAGGATCATGGTGTGTGGACGCATCGCCCTGGCCAAGGAGGTCTTCGGGGACACCCTGAACGAGAGCCGGGACCCCGACCGCCCCCCTGAGAAGTACACGTCCAGGTTTTACCTGAAGTTCACTTACCTGGAGCAAGCGTTCGACCGACTGTCCGAAGCAGGCTTCCACATGGTGGCTTGTAACTCCACGGGCACTGCCACCTTCATCAACCAGTACAGGGACGACAAGATGTGGAGCAGCTACACCGAGTACATCTTCTTCC